The following coding sequences lie in one Glycine max cultivar Williams 82 chromosome 19, Glycine_max_v4.0, whole genome shotgun sequence genomic window:
- the LOC100819112 gene encoding cell cycle checkpoint control protein RAD9A: MEISLSDNALKTFARCITCLARIGNELAIQVYSSQLLFHTINSSRSAYQCIALKPGFFDAYNVSGNSVQCSVLLKAVCAVLRTPITNIDHLTVRLPDPDASKLQWILDCYNGMRKTYWITCNVEPDIQHLSLDRQKFPSNFVVSPRDLSRLLANFQSSLQEITIIATEPSSLPLDASNEIGGKAVELRSYMDPTKDNDTLLHTQLWIDPKEEFLQYVHTGDPIDVTFSVKELKAFLSFCEGCEVDLHLHFEKAGEPILMAPKFGLEDGSHSNFDATLVLATMLISQLHEGAASEPLAGATRTHPHTEERNASYMQQENCRANVSSELPSDHTRIWSDLSVSAFKSISPLEERRAQGETILNDDRQREMQRISTMQISGLTSVPGNNPIDSNVPTEKDHGQEPQDAMQDNGQAISQHHRSNWVDAEEDDEDEQDEDDQYIQPTPPYYEEH, translated from the exons ATGGAGATTTCGTTAAGCGACAACGCTCTAAAAACCTTTGCGCGATGCATCACTTGTCTCGCACGCATCGGAAACGAGCTCGCTATTCAAGTCTATTCCTCCCAG CTTCTTTTCCATACTATTAATTCATCACGTTCTGCTTATCAATGCATCGCTCTCAAGCCTGGCTTCTTTGATGCGTATAACGTTTCCGGCAATTCCGTGCAATGCAGTGTGCTTCTGAAG GCTGTTTGTGCTGTTCTCAGGACACCTATTACGAATATTGACCATTTGACCGTGAGACTGCCTGATCCAGATGCTTCCAAACTGCAGTGGATTTTGGATTGCTATAATG GTATGAGAAAAACCTATTGGATTACTTGCAATGTAGAACCTGACATACAACACTTGTCCCTTGATAGGCAAAAATTTCCCAGCAACTTTGTTGTGAGCCCTCGAGATCTGAGCAGGTTACTTGCTAATTTTCAGTCATCTCTTCAAGAGATCACTATCATTGCAACAGAACCTTCTTCTCTACCTCTTGATGCTTCAAATGAAATTGGTGGAAAGGCAGTTGAACTTCGAAGTTATATGGACCCAACCAAAG ACAATGATACGTTGCTGCACACCCAACTGTGGATAGATCCTAAAGAAGAATTTTTGCAGTATGTTCATACTGGAGATCCAATAGATGTGACTTTTAGTGTAAAAGAACTGAAG gcatttctttcattttgtgaGGGCTGTGAAGTTGACCTCCATTTGCATTTTGAGAAAGCTGGCGA ACCTATTCTTATGGCACCTAAATTTGGTTTGGAAGATGGATCTCACTCAAATTTTGATGCCACCCTTGTACTGGCTACCATGTTGATTTCTCAGCTTCATGAGGGGGCTGCCTCAGAACCTCTTGCGGGGGCCACCAGAACACACCCTCATACTGAAGAAAGAAATGCATCTTACATGCAGCAAGAGAACTGCAGAGCAAATGTGTCATCAGAGCTTCCATCTGATCACACCCGTATTTGGTCTGACCTCTCAG TAAGTGCATTTAAAAGCATTAGTCCTTTGGAAGAACGGCGGGCACAAGGAGAAACAATTTTGAATGATGATCGGCAAAGAGAAATGCAAAGGATTAGCACAATGCAAATTTCAGGATTAACTTCAGTTCCAGGAAATAATCCCATTGATTCCAATGT ACCAACTGAAAAGGATCATGGACAAGAACCTCAAG ATGCGATGCAAGATAATGGTCAAGCAATTTCACAACATCACCGCAGTAATTGGGTAGATGCTGAAgaggatgatgaagatgaaCAGGATGAAGATGACCAGTATATTCAGCCAACACCTCCATACTATGAAGAACATTAA